One genomic segment of Chitinophaga sancti includes these proteins:
- a CDS encoding FecR family protein has product MPEHQPRIQYLLGRYVNRSCTREELDELFAYINNEPNEETLNSLLASYADTASTAPDIDYENIYSQLIPPRSRIITFRRLAAAAVLLLLAGSAFWYLGHTHKPQPLPVASKIEKIITPGSNKATLTLADGTVVTLDSAGNQTIHQGNQSIKQQNGQLLYTAQTNTGTVHYNKLSTPRGGQFQIVLPDGTKVWLNSATTLRYPTAFTGATRVVQLEGQGYFEVAPNATHPFVVKVPSTQRDSMEVQVLGTGFDIMAYADEATVNTTLISGSVRVKEGNTLHTLQPGQQAVMDNEDHAITVRPADIKKVTAWKNGVFVFNNTALPAILREVARWYDVEIVYTAKPSAELYGGGISRNLQLSSVLRLLEASGYNHLKLEGRKVIVLP; this is encoded by the coding sequence ATGCCAGAGCATCAGCCAAGAATACAATATTTGTTGGGTCGTTATGTGAATAGATCCTGCACCCGCGAGGAGCTGGATGAGCTATTTGCATACATCAATAACGAACCTAACGAAGAGACTTTAAACAGCCTCTTAGCCAGCTATGCTGACACGGCCTCTACCGCTCCTGACATAGATTACGAAAACATTTACAGTCAGCTCATCCCTCCTCGCAGCCGGATCATCACTTTCCGCCGCCTGGCAGCCGCTGCTGTATTATTATTACTGGCAGGCTCCGCCTTCTGGTACCTTGGCCACACCCATAAACCACAACCTTTACCTGTCGCCAGCAAGATCGAAAAAATCATAACACCCGGCTCCAACAAAGCCACCCTTACCCTGGCAGACGGTACCGTCGTTACTTTAGACAGCGCCGGCAACCAAACCATCCACCAAGGCAACCAATCCATCAAACAGCAAAACGGACAATTACTATACACAGCACAAACAAACACAGGTACTGTACATTATAATAAGCTATCTACCCCAAGGGGAGGACAATTCCAGATCGTATTACCCGACGGAACCAAAGTATGGCTTAACTCAGCTACCACCCTCCGCTATCCAACCGCTTTCACCGGCGCCACCCGCGTTGTGCAACTGGAAGGCCAGGGTTATTTCGAAGTAGCACCTAACGCCACACATCCTTTCGTCGTAAAAGTACCTTCCACACAAAGGGACAGTATGGAAGTACAGGTACTGGGTACCGGATTCGATATCATGGCCTATGCCGACGAAGCCACAGTCAACACTACCCTCATTTCCGGTAGTGTCAGAGTAAAAGAAGGAAACACACTACACACCCTGCAACCTGGTCAACAGGCTGTCATGGACAATGAAGACCATGCCATCACTGTCAGACCCGCAGATATCAAAAAAGTTACCGCGTGGAAAAACGGTGTGTTTGTATTTAATAACACGGCTTTGCCAGCCATACTTAGAGAAGTCGCCCGTTGGTACGATGTGGAGATCGTTTACACTGCCAAACCAAGCGCAGAACTATACGGAGGGGGAATCAGCAGAAACCTGCAATTGTCATCAGTATTACGTTTGCTGGAAGCAAGCGGATATAATCACTTAAAATTAGAAGGGAGAAAAGTCATCGTATTACCGTAA
- a CDS encoding type IX secretion system membrane protein PorP/SprF gives MNKVIIIGISMLLAMNGFAQQKPHYTQYILNQYIINPALSGIENYIDVKVSHRHQWTGLSGGPVTTYVTMQGPINKKDYRTTATSFAVPGENPRGQRYWENYTAAEPHHGVGLQFINDVTGPLTNLSVFGTYAYHIGLTPRTSLSAGFGAGFSRFSLNSSALDFNNTTVDPVVYSSGVLNRTKFDMTAGLYLYSADYFIGLSAQQIVPNTLSYSDHTITTETGKTVPHIFLTGGYRFLLTEDLNLTPSLMVKYISPLPIQVEVNTKLQYHDLLWIGASYRHKDSFAGMVGFNISNSVNLGYSYDNATTALASYNRGTHELVLGFTFGNKYDDSCPRNVW, from the coding sequence ATGAATAAAGTGATCATTATAGGTATCAGCATGCTGCTGGCGATGAATGGATTTGCACAGCAAAAGCCACACTATACCCAGTATATACTCAACCAGTATATTATCAACCCTGCCTTGTCGGGGATTGAGAACTATATCGATGTCAAGGTCAGTCATCGTCATCAGTGGACAGGCTTGAGTGGAGGTCCGGTTACTACCTATGTAACGATGCAGGGGCCGATCAATAAAAAAGATTATCGTACTACTGCTACTTCCTTCGCTGTACCGGGAGAGAATCCCCGTGGGCAGCGTTATTGGGAGAACTATACAGCAGCCGAACCGCATCATGGGGTAGGTTTGCAATTTATCAATGACGTGACAGGACCGCTGACGAACCTGAGTGTATTCGGTACGTATGCGTATCATATCGGGTTGACACCCAGAACCAGTTTGTCCGCAGGATTCGGTGCGGGTTTTAGTCGTTTTAGTCTGAATAGTTCCGCCCTGGATTTTAATAATACCACAGTAGATCCCGTGGTGTATTCCAGTGGTGTACTGAACAGAACAAAGTTTGATATGACGGCGGGGTTGTACCTCTATTCCGCCGATTATTTCATTGGCTTGTCTGCACAACAGATCGTGCCTAATACCCTGAGTTATTCTGACCATACCATCACAACGGAAACGGGCAAAACAGTACCTCATATCTTCCTGACCGGCGGTTACCGGTTTTTGTTGACAGAGGACTTAAACCTGACACCTTCCCTGATGGTCAAATATATCAGTCCCCTTCCCATACAGGTAGAGGTAAACACCAAGTTACAATACCATGATCTGTTATGGATAGGGGCGAGCTACCGCCATAAGGACAGTTTTGCAGGAATGGTGGGTTTCAATATCTCCAATTCCGTGAACCTGGGTTACTCTTATGACAATGCTACAACTGCGCTGGCTTCTTATAACCGGGGTACCCACGAGCTGGTGCTGGGCTTTACTTTTGGCAATAAGTACGATGATAGTTGCCCCCGGAATGTGTGGTAA
- a CDS encoding right-handed parallel beta-helix repeat-containing protein has translation MRKTLLIACSGLLILSACKKDVEEKLKNTTTTAVTTSSVTNFYVNGTTGSDANAGTSDTLPLKTIQAALWKTTDGAGATIWVAAGTYKEKLWWPYSGADSTHPITLTNYDGGTVVLDGVSASNGDQKAMIAVVSKSHVRINNITVANNITSSAVGILFQGSGTDIQVTGCKIYNIGWTTDSTAVPSSTDNANPLMVWGDALASYNKVYIGSNQIYSCNTGYSEGLTMAGNVENFLIESNVVHHIRNIGIDMTGHYSWANTNDSVNMARNGNVKYNIVYNCISPVALNGGIYVDGGKYINIEGNICYNNYAGISAGCENNNYTATGINIRDNFIYNSRNAGILVGSNQTNSKVTYSTIMNNSLYKNYTDGGWGGEISLQNTDYLTIKNNIVYSASDIMIIALWGYSSTNLVSDYNLYYGVSGTSASATFDWYPTSTTYGSLAAFTAATGLDAHSTYGNPNYVSTTNLHLSSTSPAINAGDPSFVLGYQEYDIDKQSRIQNSRVDKGADETAY, from the coding sequence ATGAGAAAAACCCTCTTGATTGCCTGTAGTGGCTTGCTGATTCTCTCTGCCTGTAAAAAGGATGTGGAAGAAAAGCTGAAGAACACCACTACCACCGCCGTGACAACGTCCTCAGTCACGAACTTTTATGTCAATGGCACCACGGGGAGTGATGCCAATGCAGGAACCTCAGACACTTTGCCATTAAAGACTATCCAGGCCGCACTCTGGAAAACCACCGATGGCGCAGGTGCCACCATCTGGGTTGCCGCCGGTACCTACAAGGAAAAACTCTGGTGGCCTTACTCAGGAGCAGACTCCACACATCCCATTACCCTTACCAACTATGATGGTGGTACGGTTGTGCTGGATGGGGTGAGCGCTTCCAATGGTGATCAGAAAGCCATGATTGCCGTGGTTTCCAAAAGCCATGTCCGGATCAACAACATTACCGTGGCGAACAACATTACTTCCAGCGCTGTAGGTATTCTCTTCCAGGGGAGTGGAACAGACATCCAGGTGACTGGTTGTAAAATCTACAACATTGGTTGGACCACCGATTCTACAGCCGTACCTTCTTCTACTGACAATGCCAATCCGCTGATGGTATGGGGAGATGCACTCGCCTCTTACAACAAGGTCTACATTGGCAGCAACCAGATCTACAGTTGCAATACCGGGTATAGCGAAGGGCTGACCATGGCTGGGAATGTGGAAAACTTCCTCATCGAAAGCAATGTGGTACACCATATTCGTAACATCGGTATCGATATGACGGGTCACTATTCATGGGCAAATACCAATGATAGTGTGAATATGGCCCGCAATGGGAATGTGAAATACAATATTGTGTACAACTGTATTTCTCCTGTTGCTTTGAATGGTGGTATTTATGTAGATGGAGGTAAGTATATCAACATCGAAGGCAATATCTGCTATAATAATTATGCAGGTATATCAGCCGGTTGTGAAAATAATAACTACACCGCTACTGGCATCAACATTCGTGACAACTTCATTTACAACAGCAGGAATGCAGGTATTCTTGTTGGTTCTAACCAGACAAACAGTAAGGTGACGTATTCTACCATCATGAACAATTCCCTGTATAAAAACTATACAGATGGTGGTTGGGGTGGAGAGATTAGTCTGCAGAATACAGATTATCTCACCATCAAGAATAATATTGTGTACTCCGCGAGCGATATCATGATCATTGCATTGTGGGGGTATTCATCTACGAACCTGGTGAGTGATTACAACCTGTATTATGGAGTGTCAGGCACTTCAGCTTCAGCTACATTCGACTGGTATCCTACCAGTACCACGTATGGTTCACTGGCGGCATTTACAGCTGCCACAGGATTGGATGCACATTCTACTTATGGCAATCCAAATTATGTAAGCACAACGAATCTGCACCTGAGCAGTACGTCACCGGCTATCAATGCGGGTGATCCTTCGTTTGTGTTGGGTTACCAGGAGTATGATATAGATAAACAGAGCAGGATACAGAATAGCAGAGTGGATAAGGGCGCGGATGAGACTGCGTATTAA
- a CDS encoding c-type cytochrome yields the protein MKFKKSLVVPLSLILAVSLCSLSLPPEEKAKNLKVLPKNISHEELMQTMHLFNKSLGVKCDFCHAHSKEDPKKLDFASDVLEEKETARDMMKMTMRINKKFFKSGKDENGKQIMTVTCYSCHNGQKEPVATPPGGNEKGPQGPPPPGAHDGPPPPPPANH from the coding sequence ATGAAATTCAAGAAGTCTCTTGTGGTGCCATTGTCATTGATATTGGCAGTGTCACTTTGTTCACTTTCGTTGCCCCCTGAAGAGAAGGCAAAGAATCTGAAAGTTTTGCCTAAAAACATCAGTCATGAAGAACTGATGCAAACAATGCACTTGTTCAATAAGTCATTGGGTGTAAAATGCGATTTTTGTCATGCTCATTCCAAGGAGGATCCTAAGAAGTTGGATTTTGCCAGTGATGTATTGGAAGAAAAAGAAACGGCCAGAGACATGATGAAGATGACAATGCGCATCAACAAAAAGTTTTTTAAATCCGGTAAGGATGAGAATGGTAAGCAGATTATGACTGTTACCTGCTACAGCTGTCACAATGGTCAGAAAGAACCTGTTGCTACCCCTCCGGGCGGTAATGAGAAAGGTCCTCAGGGTCCGCCGCCTCCAGGTGCCCACGATGGTCCGCCACCACCACCACCGGCAAATCATTAA
- a CDS encoding TonB-dependent receptor yields MKLTALVLLVTCLHVTAAGYSQKVTLTVKEAPLQKVFAEIITQTGVSIVYSEKVLSNTIPVSFQVKDANVQDVLDLCLKNQQVAYSLEGNSFVIHKARIAPAPAVSMADTTITVSGRVTTAGGAALPGATVMVKGSRKGAQSDGDGHFTIRDLNKSDVLVISNIGFATREYPVAGVHGAISILLEEDTRKFNEVVVVGYSDKKKGELTSAVTVVNEEKLKTVTTNDLGNMLQGKVSGLQVVNSSGAPGSSSEIRLRGVSSVNASQTPLVVVDGIIGGNYDPNDVENVTVLKDAGATAMYGSQANAGVIIVTTKKAKLGKTQFEAKVTTGFRTPDFGKMKMMTGSELYDHQKEYYRDYIPGTTNNSYKIDILKFYSERPQSLRNQNYSWLNTLFSTAPMQNVYIAASGSSEKNEYYTALTYYNEKGTFMNTGYQRVNVRANSTYHFTKDVSVTNNINISGINGKSYNYEDVYYAYLNMPWDNPYNADGSPVYVDGTSTFKWWSRDKTNPVHTIQNSSHPYKSFDVNYDLGLNVNITPWLTFTSSNRGAVAYSKAKDYYSPVVAGLYNGTGYLNEASTLTYGVISNDLLKFKFKFGDHSLTGLAGVAIENSKSELMGASGKGLPIGLSVLNVVSNTQMVSGSTDQSIIQSLISQVSYGYKEKYFLTGSYRIDGSTAFPSNRRYGSFPAVSAAWVMSSEDFMKDLTAVNNLKLRASFGVTGTQDIGSSRYLGLYALSSQYNGSTAATPSQLPSPDLSWESKQQINIGIDLSMLNNRINLTADAYNNITKNLLLQVSQPLSVGFEQRWENVGEVVNNGIELGLNTVNIRHKDFEWNTDFNINFNTNKLRQLPSDITRTQSTWSISQIYRNDGNLYEFYMPKWLGVNKETGAPQWEIVNKDANGKVISREATSDYASATYQEVGSALPKFQGGFNSQWKYKNFSLSVNTYFISGNKVFSNALRFVENDGTEPYYNQIKLPSSYKIWTKPGDVATEPSPQNNANATETSTRYLKDGSFFSIRNIALAYNLPKSLVKNWRLNDVTVSLTADNVYTFTKFLGQDPNTTITSSDYVMPGVSDFKYPNNRQYLLNINIRF; encoded by the coding sequence ATGAAATTGACCGCCCTCGTTCTTCTGGTCACCTGTTTGCACGTTACTGCTGCAGGATATTCCCAGAAGGTCACCTTAACGGTAAAAGAAGCGCCGCTCCAAAAAGTGTTTGCTGAGATCATCACTCAGACAGGAGTATCTATTGTTTATTCTGAAAAGGTATTGTCGAATACAATCCCTGTATCTTTTCAGGTCAAAGATGCCAATGTACAGGATGTGCTCGACCTATGCCTTAAAAATCAACAGGTAGCTTATTCTCTGGAAGGCAACAGCTTCGTGATTCACAAAGCCCGTATTGCACCTGCTCCCGCAGTGTCGATGGCTGATACCACTATTACTGTATCAGGCAGGGTCACTACCGCAGGAGGTGCTGCATTGCCCGGTGCCACTGTCATGGTAAAAGGTTCACGCAAAGGTGCTCAGTCTGATGGCGATGGTCACTTCACCATCCGTGATCTGAATAAATCCGATGTACTGGTGATCAGCAACATCGGTTTCGCTACCAGAGAATACCCGGTGGCAGGTGTCCATGGTGCTATCAGCATCCTTTTGGAAGAAGATACCCGCAAGTTCAACGAAGTGGTGGTAGTAGGTTATAGTGATAAAAAGAAAGGTGAACTGACCAGCGCGGTAACTGTCGTGAACGAAGAGAAACTGAAAACCGTGACCACCAATGACCTGGGCAATATGCTCCAGGGTAAAGTGTCCGGCTTACAGGTAGTGAACAGCTCCGGTGCGCCAGGTAGTTCTTCTGAAATCAGGTTGCGTGGTGTATCGTCTGTCAATGCATCGCAAACGCCACTGGTAGTGGTAGATGGTATCATTGGTGGTAACTACGATCCAAACGATGTGGAAAACGTGACTGTTCTGAAAGATGCAGGTGCGACTGCTATGTATGGTTCTCAGGCAAATGCCGGTGTGATCATCGTAACAACTAAAAAAGCAAAACTGGGTAAAACACAGTTCGAAGCAAAAGTAACGACCGGTTTCCGTACACCAGACTTTGGTAAGATGAAGATGATGACGGGGAGCGAACTGTACGATCACCAGAAAGAATATTACCGCGATTATATTCCCGGTACTACGAACAACTCCTATAAAATTGACATCCTCAAGTTTTATAGCGAACGTCCGCAATCCCTGCGCAATCAGAACTACAGCTGGTTGAATACCTTGTTCAGCACAGCGCCGATGCAAAACGTATACATCGCTGCCAGCGGTAGCTCAGAAAAAAATGAATACTATACAGCGCTCACTTACTACAATGAAAAAGGTACATTCATGAACACTGGCTATCAGCGTGTGAACGTGCGTGCAAACTCTACCTACCATTTCACAAAGGATGTAAGCGTGACCAACAATATCAACATCAGTGGTATAAACGGTAAGAGCTATAACTACGAAGATGTGTACTATGCTTATCTGAATATGCCATGGGATAATCCATATAATGCAGATGGCTCACCTGTGTATGTAGATGGTACTTCTACCTTTAAATGGTGGTCAAGAGATAAGACCAACCCGGTACATACCATCCAGAACTCTTCACATCCTTACAAATCATTTGATGTGAACTATGACCTGGGGCTGAATGTAAATATCACCCCATGGCTAACCTTCACCAGCAGCAATCGTGGTGCAGTAGCTTATTCCAAAGCAAAGGATTACTACTCTCCGGTAGTAGCAGGCCTGTATAACGGTACAGGTTATCTGAACGAAGCCAGCACCTTAACATACGGTGTGATTTCAAACGACCTGTTGAAATTCAAGTTTAAATTTGGCGATCACTCCCTCACTGGTTTAGCAGGTGTGGCGATAGAAAATAGTAAATCAGAATTGATGGGTGCTTCAGGAAAAGGGTTACCGATCGGATTATCTGTACTGAATGTAGTATCCAATACACAGATGGTAAGTGGATCTACTGATCAGTCTATCATCCAGTCCCTGATCTCACAGGTAAGTTATGGTTATAAAGAAAAGTACTTCCTGACAGGATCTTATCGTATAGATGGATCTACTGCTTTCCCTTCCAACAGGCGTTATGGTTCATTCCCCGCAGTATCTGCAGCATGGGTAATGAGCAGTGAAGATTTCATGAAGGACCTGACCGCGGTAAACAATCTGAAATTAAGAGCGAGCTTTGGTGTAACCGGTACACAGGATATTGGTTCTTCCCGTTACTTAGGTTTATATGCACTGAGCAGCCAGTACAATGGTAGCACAGCAGCTACCCCTTCTCAGTTACCAAGCCCGGACCTGAGCTGGGAAAGCAAGCAACAGATCAACATAGGTATCGACCTGAGCATGCTGAACAACCGGATCAACCTGACAGCCGATGCGTATAACAACATCACCAAAAACCTCCTGCTGCAGGTATCACAACCACTGTCAGTAGGTTTTGAACAACGTTGGGAAAATGTAGGTGAGGTCGTAAACAATGGTATTGAATTAGGATTGAACACTGTGAATATCCGTCATAAGGATTTTGAATGGAATACAGATTTCAACATCAACTTCAACACCAACAAACTGCGTCAGCTGCCAAGCGATATCACCCGTACACAATCTACCTGGAGCATATCACAGATCTATCGCAACGATGGTAACCTGTATGAATTCTACATGCCTAAATGGCTAGGGGTGAACAAAGAAACAGGTGCACCACAGTGGGAAATTGTGAACAAAGATGCGAATGGTAAAGTGATCTCCCGCGAAGCAACTTCTGACTACGCAAGTGCTACTTACCAGGAAGTAGGATCTGCCCTGCCTAAATTCCAGGGTGGTTTTAACTCCCAATGGAAATACAAAAACTTCTCCCTGAGCGTGAACACTTACTTCATCAGTGGCAACAAAGTATTCAGCAATGCCCTGCGCTTTGTGGAAAACGATGGTACAGAACCTTACTACAACCAGATCAAACTGCCATCCAGCTATAAGATCTGGACTAAGCCAGGAGATGTAGCGACAGAGCCAAGTCCGCAGAACAATGCAAATGCGACAGAAACATCCACCCGCTATCTGAAAGACGGTAGTTTCTTCTCCATCCGCAATATCGCGCTGGCTTACAACCTGCCTAAATCATTGGTGAAAAACTGGCGTTTGAACGATGTGACAGTATCACTGACCGCAGATAATGTGTACACATTTACAAAGTTCCTGGGGCAGGATCCAAACACGACTATCACATCCAGTGACTATGTAATGCCGGGTGTATCGGACTTTAAATATCCGAACAACCGTCAGTATCTGTTAAACATCAATATCAGGTTTTAG
- a CDS encoding RNA polymerase sigma factor: MQATTDTELLQRLRKGDESAFRQLYDRHSRPVAAFIYQLTHSAVDAEDILQDTFLKLWTSREQLPAIDHIGNYIFIIARNKTVDHLRKVARQQHLVDQVWANISEVADALDLQLDARESQQLIFNALAQLSDQKQTIFRLSRVEGLSHEDIATKLGLSKSRVKNLQVETLKHIRVFLSRYGGPLGVLLFTCLMKS, translated from the coding sequence ATGCAGGCTACCACGGATACGGAATTACTACAACGACTGCGGAAAGGGGACGAAAGTGCCTTCCGGCAGTTATATGACCGGCATAGCAGGCCGGTAGCTGCGTTTATATACCAGTTAACCCACTCGGCAGTAGATGCCGAGGATATCCTTCAGGATACCTTTCTCAAGCTCTGGACCAGCCGGGAACAGCTTCCAGCCATCGATCATATTGGCAACTACATCTTTATCATTGCCCGCAATAAAACGGTCGATCACCTCCGCAAGGTGGCCCGCCAGCAGCACCTGGTAGACCAGGTTTGGGCCAATATCTCAGAAGTGGCGGATGCCCTCGACCTGCAACTCGATGCCAGGGAGAGCCAGCAACTCATTTTCAATGCCCTCGCACAATTGTCTGATCAGAAACAGACCATTTTCCGCCTCAGCAGGGTAGAGGGGCTGAGTCATGAGGATATTGCCACAAAGCTGGGTTTGTCCAAAAGCAGGGTCAAGAATTTACAGGTCGAAACCCTGAAACATATCCGTGTGTTCCTGTCACGTTATGGAGGTCCGCTGGGGGTACTCCTGTTCACATGCTTAATGAAAAGCTAA
- a CDS encoding alkaline phosphatase family protein, giving the protein MKHLLICLLLAGTVSAQSKREKKVVFVIADGIPADVIEKVATPNIDKIIAAGTYTRMHVGGGKSTYSETPTISAVGYNSLLTGTWVNKHNVPDNDIKDPNYHYHNIFRLFKEAYPAKQTAVYSSWEDNRTKLALSEYVDLHADGYELDTNNFHHDKQRDFMHAIDEKVITEAVAGIKKNAPSLSWVYLEYTDDMGHMHGDSPEFYKAVSLMDAQMGKLWEAIRYRQKNYPEDWMIVITTDHGRDEKTGRDHGGQSVRQRSTWMVTSYRPLNNYAKYYEPGIVDIMPTIARYLQINIPDSVAREVDGTSLIGKVAIAQAAGNLIQGNIDLKWKALEDSGNVKIWVAATNNFKTGGQDEYKLLKVVPLKQEHALVDVKGLKDLNSSDSSFYKIVLETPSNTVNLWLK; this is encoded by the coding sequence ATGAAACATTTACTAATTTGTCTGTTGCTGGCAGGTACAGTCAGCGCACAATCCAAACGCGAAAAGAAAGTGGTATTTGTCATTGCAGACGGAATTCCTGCCGATGTGATAGAGAAAGTAGCCACTCCCAACATAGATAAGATCATTGCTGCCGGTACCTATACCCGCATGCATGTAGGCGGGGGCAAAAGTACCTACTCCGAAACCCCGACCATCTCCGCTGTAGGGTACAATAGCCTGCTCACGGGTACCTGGGTGAATAAGCACAATGTGCCTGACAATGATATTAAAGATCCCAATTACCACTACCATAATATCTTCCGCTTATTCAAAGAGGCTTATCCTGCAAAACAAACTGCGGTTTATTCCAGTTGGGAAGATAACCGTACAAAACTCGCCCTTTCTGAATACGTAGACCTACATGCAGATGGCTACGAACTCGATACCAACAACTTCCATCATGATAAACAACGTGATTTCATGCATGCTATCGATGAAAAGGTGATCACAGAAGCCGTAGCAGGTATCAAAAAGAATGCGCCGTCTCTCAGCTGGGTTTACCTTGAATATACCGACGATATGGGCCATATGCACGGCGATAGCCCTGAATTCTATAAAGCGGTGAGCCTGATGGATGCACAGATGGGGAAGTTATGGGAAGCGATCCGGTATCGCCAGAAAAATTATCCCGAAGACTGGATGATTGTAATCACCACCGATCATGGTCGTGATGAAAAAACAGGTCGTGATCATGGCGGCCAATCCGTTCGCCAGCGTAGCACCTGGATGGTGACCAGTTATCGCCCCTTAAATAATTATGCAAAATATTACGAACCCGGGATTGTGGATATTATGCCTACGATAGCCCGTTATTTACAAATCAATATACCTGATTCTGTAGCCCGCGAAGTAGATGGTACTTCCCTTATCGGAAAGGTAGCTATCGCCCAGGCAGCAGGAAATTTAATTCAGGGGAATATAGATTTGAAATGGAAGGCACTGGAAGATAGTGGCAATGTGAAGATATGGGTGGCAGCGACTAATAATTTTAAGACAGGAGGTCAGGATGAGTATAAATTATTAAAGGTGGTGCCTTTAAAACAGGAACACGCATTAGTGGATGTAAAAGGATTAAAAGATTTAAATTCTTCAGATTCTTCGTTCTATAAAATAGTCTTAGAAACTCCCTCCAACACCGTGAACCTCTGGCTGAAATAA